The DNA region TGTTCTGTAAATCAGAGTGAAAACCCTGAAGTAGCTGAGATAAACTTAGTTTCTTTTAGTTGTTTCAACTTTCAATGAAAGAACGCATTTACTGATTGTTTAGCACCATTGCATACAAAATCATAGTTTATTGCTTCTTTCAGTAGCCAAGACAAATTTAGTTTCTTAGTTATTTCCTTGAAAGAACTTATTTGGCTGGTTGTTTGGCTCCATTACTTACAAAATTATTGTGTGTTTGTGTCTTTCTGCATACGACGTGTGTAGTTACCCTTGCGAGAAGCAAGGGTAGAtaagtctttttatcttttgtaaaTAAGTTGATGCTTAGGGTTGTGTGGCTATATAAGCATATGTAATTCTCCTGAAATATGATGAATATTAAGAAACCTCTTTATTACAACATGGTATCATAGCAAAGTTCCGATCCCTAACCCTAGCCGTCGGCGCGTCTTCTTCCTCTTTGCCCTAGCGCTGACCAAGctttcctcttcctttcttcatcGCGATCTCCTGGCGCCGACCAAGCTTTCTTCTTCCCTTCTTCATCACGATCTCCTGCACTTCACCATCTCTCGAATTCCTTTTCTTCAGCCCAGTCTACTGCCGCCGCCCCTTCTAGAAAATTTTTAATGGCGGACAACACTAGCGAAACCTCGGGGATTTCTACGAACCCTATGTCTTCTTCAGGACAGGTACAACTGGTTTTCACAATGGCAGACACTGGAGGGTCCGGTCTTCAGATAGTATCAGAAAAATTGTCTGAGACAAATTATGCATCTTGGGCAGTTGCTGTTGAACTTTATGTCGAAGGCCATGATAAACTTGATATTCTTCATGGCACTAAAGTGAAACCAGATGAAAAGGATCCTAGCTTTCGCACTTGGCGGTGTGACAATATTCAATTAATGACTTGGATGCTTAACTCTGTTAATTCTGGCATCAAACAAGTCATTCTTCATAACAAAACAGCGTACGACATGTGGAAGACACTGGAGCAGATGTGTGGATGCCGACATGATATGCTGCGTACTTATCAGATCAGCAGTCAAATTTTCAAACTTGAACAAGGTTCTATGTCAATCACCAATTATTTTGCTACTCTGAAAGGACTGTGGGATGAGTTTGACTACTACCGGATGGAAAATTGGAGTTCCACTGATGATCATCGGAGATATTTAAAGCTTCTGGAAAAAGacagaattattaaatttttagatgGACTTACTGCAGAGTTTGAGAATTTAAAAGGGCAAATTCTTGGTCTTGATCCTACTCCTTCTCTAGAACAGGTTTACTACAAAATTCTAAATGAAGAAGGTAGAAAAAGGACCATGAACAACAAGGGGATTTCCAGGAGGTCCTCCGATTGGGGAGACCTCTGTTTTTATTGGTTCTGCAAATAAGTTTCGGCCTGGGGGAACTAAAAGACAAGGGGACAAATTTTGTCGGCACTGCAAGAGAACTAATCATGATTCAGATTTCTGTTGGGAAAAATATCCAGAAAAGAAACCTGAAAAATTTAAGCACAATGCTAAGAAGGCTCCTAATAGTAGTAATATTGCTGTccaaaagttagaaaatgaagaGACTATTGGTTCCTTGTGTCCTCTATCACGGGATTGTCTTCTACTGATATTGTTAATCTCCAACATCTTCTCTCTCGGCTTCAGGCTTCATCTTCGGCCCCTACTCCTGCAGACTCTACTCCATTTCAAGCGCACACAGGTATCCGTGGCCTGGGAGTAAGGATTAAGTGTTACTGGTCCCATTTTTTACAGCCCCTGGGTCATTGATTCAGGAGCTACGGATCACATGACAAATGCTGCTAACTCCtttatttcttattctttatCCTCTGGGCAGGAGAAAGTGATCATTGCAGATGGAACCAAAGCCACTGTTGCTGGCAAAGGTTCCATAAAACTTACAGATCATTTTTTCCTATCCTCTACACTTCACGTTCCATCCGTCTCTATTAATTTACTTTCTGTTAGTAGCATTACTAAACAACTACACTGCTCCGTAACCTTTTTCCCTGATCATTGTGTCTTCCAGGATCTCGAGACCAAGCAGACGATTGGGACTGGCCGTGAAGTAGGGGGTCTTTATTATTATCAGCTTGAAACAGCATCTGCTCTGAAATCTGCAGCCAAGTGTTTGGGAACTAAGCATCAAGAAATTCTTTTATGACATTCTCGGTTGGGACATTTGTCTTTtcagtctttgaaaattttatttcctaGTCTGTTCTTTTCTGTTTCTCTTCAGTCATTTCAATGTGAAATCTGTCAGTTATCCAAACATTGTAGAACACATTTTTTTGAGTCTTTAAAGAAGAGTTTGTCTCCATTTAATCTTGTTCATTCGGATGTATGGGGGCCCTCTCCTGTGACTTCTTTGGATGGCTATCgatattttctctcttttattgATGACTACACCCACTGTACATGGCTTTACTTGATGAAAACTAGGGAAGAAGTTCCTCGTCTCATTCAAAATTTTTGTAGAATGGTTGAAACCCAATTTAACTCAAAGGTGAAGATTCTTCGTTCTGACAATGCCCGTGAGTACTTTGCACAGTCTCTAAATACTTTTCTTGAGGACTCAGGAATTCTTCATGAGTCATCTTGTCCCtacacaccacaacaaaatggagtgaCCGAGAGAAAGAATCGTCATATTCTTAAAACAGCCCGTGCACTATTATTTCAACGTCACTTACCCAAATATTTCTGGGCTGATGCTGTTCTTGTCGCTGCTTATCTCATCAATCGATTGCCATCTAAAGGTCTCGGGAACCAGTGTCCTCTCACTATTCTTCATCCTAGCGTAGAGTTGTTCTCCCTTACACCTCGTGTTTTTGGTTCTCTTTGTTTTATACATGTTATTGGTCCCAAATCCTCTAAACTTGATCCTCGTTCTATACGAGGAGTTTTTATAGGGTATTCCACTTGCCAGAAAGGCTACAAGTGCTTTGATTCTATTACTAGGACGAGATATATCTTGAAGGATGTTATTTTCTTTGAGTCTGAGTCCTATTATTCTCCTCAGTCTCATCCTCAGGGGGAGAATATTACCTCTTCCTTTGTGCCTCAAGTGGTTCCTCAAGTTCCTCAAGTGGTTTCTTCTCCTATTCCACTGGATGtcatagaaaatagaaaagatgCCCCATCACTGGGAAAAGATGCTCCATCACTGGGAGCACAGTCTTCACCATATATTATTACTTATAAACGACGAAGACACAAGCAAGAACCTACTATTGATCGGCTAGTTGAATCGGATGCTCTGGCTCCTGATCCTGTGAAGCAGTTATCCTCATCAGTTGAGCCAACCGCACCTCTAAATATGAATGAGCTGAACCTTCCGGTTGCTGTTAGAAAAGGTGTCAGGTCATGTACTCAACATCCTATCTCCAACCATGTTTCATACTCTCGTTTGTCTCCTTCATATCATGCATTTGTTTCACAGTTATCAAATCATGCTATACCTTCTTCCTATTATGAAGCTGTAAGGGATTCAAGGTGGCAGGAAGCAATGAACGAAGAAATGGAGGCTCTTAACAGAAATGGTACTTGGGAATTAGTTGATCCCCCAAAGGGGAAGAACTTGGTTGGTTCTAAATGGGTCTATGCTATCAAGTATAACTCAGAGGGTGAAGTGATTAGATATAAAGCCAGACtcgttgccaagggattcacccAAACATATGGGGTAGATTACTTGGAAACTTTCGCACCAGTTGCAAAGCTGAACTCGGTCAGGGTAATTCTTTCTCTTGCTGCTCAATATGATTGGCCTCTATTTCAGTTAGATGTTAAAAATGTCTTCTTGAATGGTGACTTTTATGAAGAAGTATACATGTTGCCACCGCCTggaattgaaacaaaaggaaaggtttgcaagctaagaaaagctttgtatgggcttaaacaatctCCCAGAGCATGGTTTGATAGGTTTTGCAAAGTCATGATATTGTTTGGTTTTAAACAAGGGAATGCTGATCATACACtctttataaaaaggaaaaaggacagCACTACCATTCttttggtttatgttgatgatatgatagTTACAGGGGATGATGAGGTAGAAATCCAGGCTCTTAAGTTAAGTTAACAtcagaatttgaaattaaagacCTTGGATCATTGAAGTACTTCCTGGGTATTGAAGTCGCTCGATCAAAGAAAGGAGTCTATGTATGTCAGAGAAAATATGTGTTCGACTTACTCAAGGGGACAGGGAAGCTGGGTTCTCGGCCAGCGTCTACTCCTATAGAAGTAAATCATGATTTTACTAGTTCTAGTGGGGAAGATCTTACAAGTCTGGAAAAGGGAACGTATCAAAGACTGGTTGGAAAATTACTCTATTTATCTATGACTAGGCCAGACATCACCTATGCTATTAGTGTAGTAAGTCAGTACATGCATGCTCCTAAAACTATCCACATGAAGGCTGTTGACAGGATTCTAAGGTATTTGAAATCATGTCTTGGAAAAGGCTTGCTGTTTAAAGGAGGTGGTGATCTGAAGGTGGAATGCTATTCTAATGCAGACTGGGCTGGTTCTCGAGATGATAGAAGGTCCACTTCTGGTTATTGCACTTTTTTGGGAGGAAACTTGGTAACTTGgaggagtaagaaacaaaatgttTGTGCACGGTCCAGTGCTGAAGCTGAATATCGAGCCATGGCACATGGTCTTGCAGAGATGTTGTGGTTGAGTTTTCTGTTGACAGACATGGGATTAAAGGTTGAATTACCTCTCAGGTTGTATTGCGACAACAAGGCAGCAATCAATATTGCAAATAATCCGGTACAACATGACCGGGCTAAACACATTGAGATTGATCGTCACTTTATTCGGGAGAGACTTGATTCTGGAGAGCCATGTCTGCCTTATGTTAAGTCTGAGGACCAacttgctgatatgtttacaaaagctatacCCCAAGCTGTGTTTGACTCTTCTCTTAGCAAGTTGAAcatgtttgatatatatgttcaacttgagggggagtgttgtgagaagcaagggtagataagtctttttatcttttgtaaaTAAGTTGATGCTTAGGGTTGTGTGGCTATATAAGCATATGTAATTCTCCTGAAATATGATGAATATTAAGAAACCTCTTTATTACAACAGTTACGTTAGTGACAGGTTGCATTTACTGGAGGCAGCTTTTTAATGATGACTCAACCTCACTTTCATGATTTCATCTCTCTGCACCTGCATACAATAAGAAAGCATTGTAATTGCTTATTCTTTTGTGATTCCTATGTTTTACTTTGAAAGACATGTATGATAGTTTTCTCTGATCTGATGTCTGTGTTTTCCTTAAATCTTGTTCACTTCTAAGTTTAGACATATTTACTTTTACTTTATATTTTAGAGAATTTATAGCTTACAAATTCCATCAGGTAAGCTCCAGAGTTTGCATTGTGTTCTTTTGCTTGCCTTTTCCATTGGGATAGAATGTATAGCACATCCTAAAGGTCTTCCATTGATTTTGGCTGTGGTAGGGGGTTGCTAATCGTGTTTGCCTTGGTCTCCTACCTTCAAGCGAGTGCAGCTGGGATGTTGCTGTAAGGGCTTTAAGGTAAGGTGTATCTTGCTAATGCTATCACCTCGACCTTGCTTTTGTCTATACAAACTAATATGGTTCTCAATCCTTAAGGAGCATATTGTTTGTGTTTATCAGCTTATTCATCTTAGCAAAGTATTATATCATGATTTttctaaaacaatttttttttttttaaatgcatCTTGTTCTTGAACAAGCATTATcagttcttttttaaaaaatgcaTCTTGTTATTATCGGCATAAATAATCTCATGTCGCAAGTGTTCTGATGTTTACAACAAATTAATTGTTTAGGCACGAAGGTGGCATCCTTCATGTGCATGGAAATGTTAAGGACTGCGAAGAGGATTCATGGTTGGACCATGTTGTCAAATCCATAAGCAACATTGCCCATTCTGAAGGTAAACATCATACTTGGAAAATACAGTTCTATGTATATCTAGAGAGAGCAAATAGTTAAAACAGGCCTTTGCTAATGAAGAATTCCGAGTTCAAGCCTCTCATTCAAAATACCTAATCTAAGCCCTATATGTTAAAAATACCCAACTCAGTCTGCCAAACAgttgtaaatataaaaaattatgccAAAATTCACCATCCCAAGTGAAGTTGTGTACAACTCCAATACAAAATATTATTTACTTAATAGATTGAAAGTTTACTAATTTCATTATCTTTATAATTTTCTATGAAGTACCATTATCAAGCTGTTTGGTGAAACAGTTCGATCGCTTAAGAGAAAAAAGAGGACATATGACAATACAAGTAACAAGCATTTTCAAATAGTAATCTGAACCCGGAATTTTTCCTTAGCCAGGCCTGAATACATATAAAATACATGCCAATACAAACTGAGTTGTATTTCGATTTTTCAGGTTTGCTTTGGGATGTGTCAATTCAACACCTGGAGCGAGTCAAGTGGTATGCACCTCACATTCGGCATCTTGTGGCTGATGTAAGATGCAAACAGTCGTAAACATGTAATTATTTCAGCTCTAGATATTTGCAAAAGATTTTGGGATTTGTTCAAATATATGTATGATTCAAACATTGTTATTTAGACAAGCAGAAATGTATCGTGTTcagttctagatttttttttttgtcaaaaagaCAAACATTGTTAAACAAAAGAGATGGAACATGCTAAGATTTTAGTTATTTCAGCCGTTATTTAATAATTATCGTCGTGATTTTAATATTTAAGACAATTTAAAGGGATCTGGTTTCTTTGCTTGGCCGAACATCAGACGATCGTCACATTCCAGAATTCATAGAAATTATCCATCCCTTTTTCTATCGGTTTTGCTGAATTAAACAAGTCCTTAATGATGTTTATTTGTTGGGATCTCATAGAAAATCTGATGGAGGTGCTTCTCATAGGTAtaggtagggatgtaaatgagtcgaACTGAGTCGAACAATATTAGACTCgagtttggctcgtttaagttatattctgactcgagcttgagccgagctcgaatcgagcttttatcataaggctcgagctcggctcgttttagaattatcaagctcgcgaatagTTCGAGCTTGACTCGTTATTAGTtcaattatcaaagttaacgagcctaactcgttaagcgagctcggacaCCTTTAGAGTtcgttttaaagctcatttttttgactcgttttagagctcgttttttggctcggtttaaggctcgttttttgagctcgcgagcctataaatgaATATGTTCGCGAGCTCATGAGCCGAATattcttaagctcgagctcgactcgataaaactgtcgagttcGAAATCGAgtttgagctcggctcgataagataaacgaacgaatgAACTCGAATGagttttttatcgaatcgagctccgaatagctcgcgaaccgtttggttcatttacacccctactcaTAGGTTTTGTATTGTTCTTCAATCTTCCTGTTCGGTGTCTATTTAAGACAGGCAATCTATAAAGGAGGATGGTTTCGCGAGACTTGTGCCGTACTGGGTTACGAGAGAGAGTGGTGTGTCCGTGTGTGAGAGAGATGGCTTGGAGCGCTGCGTTTTCGAGGTCTGTGGGAGCGCCGGCGATCGACCTCCGCGCGTTGCGGGCTCGGAGTCAGACTCCGATCTCTGTAGGGATCTGCTTCGCCTCAATCGCTGCCTCCCATCTGTGGTCGTCTCGCCTGTCCAAACCCTTCTTCGCCTCAATCTCGGCTACTGCCGCCGCCTCCAGTGGTAAAGAGCCCAACCATCTCGTTGACCCAGTTTCGTCACCTATTTTTCAGTCCATTGAATTAGTTTTCCGTCTTTGGCAATGCATGTTCATCATGTTTTGCGTGTTCATCGGggtttagattttgattttgctgTTTCGGCTAGAGTAGATAAATCTTAGTGGATGTCGATTTTAGGCTGTGATGCTTAAATGCTCAGAATGGATACGACTAAACATGCTCattgtattgtttttatttactacGTACTTTTGATTTCAATTAACATTTTGGCAGAGACTGCATCATTGCAAAGGGAGAAACGCGCAAAGATtattttaaatgttaaaaatttaaacaaaCATGGTAATAATTTTGATGTCTGAAAATAAACATCAGGGATCTCCTTCCTTCTCAGCTCGGTGAATTATTGTGAAAGAGGGCATCATCCGCAAAAACCCCAATACTAAGGGTTTCAGTTAACTATTTTGATATTTTCAGCCTAAAAGTTAAAACTAATTCCGAGAAGCTTTTCTTTCTTCTTAGTATTCAACAACGATCCTTATGATGCCAGATGCATTTATTTAGTGAAACAATCTGATATGCTGTTAGTTCTGTCACTATTATGTTTTGGTGGTCATGCTGTGATCTGCTTGCATTCTATCGACTTTTGTTAATTCAATACTTTCTTTCTCCTTACAACAGTCAGCAATTCTGTATGAATCTGACATGCTTAATCTgccaaatgttttttttttttggcaaatgAATCTTTTATGCAATAAGAGTGGCATACTTTTCAATAGTTATCAAGGAGGCAGTTCAGACAGAAAAAGCTCCAGCAGCTTTAGGGCCATATTCTCAGGCTATTAAAGCCAACAACCTTGTCTTTGTTTCTGGTGTTCTGGGTCTTGTTCCAGAGGTTTGCTATATTACCCTTTATCACATTGTTTCATTTGTGAATAATGTCTCTTCTATACTTTCTCACATTCAGCAAATGTTGAACTTTTATACAGACAGGAAAATTTGTCTCTGACAATATTGAGGAACAAACTGAGCAGGTATTTTACTTATGTTGAATCAAAATTTTGGTGTTTAATAGCTGTGAACTTCTATTAAATAGAGAAAACAGCTAGCATCTTATGTACATCAGTGGAATATCCTAAGACTATTATAATCAAGTAACATATGTTATTTAAGAGATCTCATATGGTTGTTTTCTCCATTTAGGGAGACATAAGTGCAGAAGATACactatatttttctatttttggtGAACATACCAAGTTTTGAAATTTCTAGTGCCGCATAAATGCTTTAAATGTTGCACATAACTAGTTATCTAGAAGCA from Zingiber officinale cultivar Zhangliang chromosome 4B, Zo_v1.1, whole genome shotgun sequence includes:
- the LOC121975714 gene encoding reactive Intermediate Deaminase A, chloroplastic-like, whose translation is MVSRDLCRTGLRERVVCPCVREMAWSAAFSRSVGAPAIDLRALRARSQTPISVGICFASIAASHLWSSRLSKPFFASISATAAASSVIKEAVQTEKAPAALGPYSQAIKANNLVFVSGVLGLVPETGKFVSDNIEEQTEQVLKNMGEILKASGATYASVVKTTIMLADLQDFKKVNEIYAKYFPSPAPARSTYQVAALPMNARIEIECIAAL